In one window of Notolabrus celidotus isolate fNotCel1 chromosome 15, fNotCel1.pri, whole genome shotgun sequence DNA:
- the psma8 gene encoding proteasome subunit alpha-type 8, translating into MATRYDRAITVFSPDGHLFQVEYAQEAVKKGSTAVGIRGKDIVVLGVEKKSVAKLQEERTVRKICALDEHVCMAFAGLTADARIVINRARVECQSHRLTVEDPVTVEYITRYIATLKQRYTQSNGRRPFGISALIVGFDYDGTPRLYQTDPSGTYHAWKANAIGRSAKTVREFLEKNYTEEAIAGDNEAIKLAIKALLEVVQSGGKNIELAVIRRNQPLKILESKEIETLVAEIEKEKEEEAEKKKQKKST; encoded by the exons ATGGCGACACGATACGACAGGGCTATCACTGTGTTCTCTCCTGATGGTCATCTCTTTCAAGTGGAGTATGCACAGGAGGCAGTAAAGAAAGGTTCCACAGCG GTTGGAATCCGAGGCAAAGACATAGTCGTCCTTGGAGTTGAGAAGAAATCCGTTGcaaagctgcaggaggaaaggACAGTGCGTAAAATATGTGCACTGGATGAGCATGTCTGTATGGCGTTCGCAG GTTTAACTGCAGATGCCCGCATTGTGATAAACAGAGCTCGGGTTGAGTGCCAGAGCCACAGGCTAACTGTTGAGGACCCAGTCACAGTGGAATACATCACACGCTACATCGCTACACTGAAACAG CGCTACACTCAAAGCAACGGGCGCAGGCCATTTGGCATCTCTGCGTTAATTGTCGGCTTTGACTACGATGGGACTCCCAGGCTGTATCAGACAGACCCATCAGGAACCTACCATGCCTGGAAG gcaaatgCAATCGGCCGTAGCGCGAAAACTGTGAGGGAATTCCTGGAGAAGAATTACACGGAGGAAGCCATCGCAGGGGACAACGAGGCAATCAAGTTGGCTATCAAAGCTTTGCTTGAG GTTGTCCAGTCAGGAGGCAAAAACATTGAGCTTGCTGTTATCAGACGAAACCAGCCGCTCAAG ATTTTGGAATCCAAGGAAATTGAGACCCTGGTGGCTGAGAttgagaaggaaaaagaagaggaggcagagaagaagaagcagaaaaaatcCACTTAA